gtattttttgaaaacattgaAGAATTGGCCCTAAGTAAGTAGATGAACAGTTTTGAAAGGATAGCTTTCCTGAGAACTGAAATcgtcaaaaagaaaaaataaatgatggCTTATAGATAGGAAGGTAATCAGTGATTTCTGATTGGGCAATTTTTcggtgttattattattttttctagaTTACTCTGAATTTAAGTCTAGGCTATTTTTTCCTTGGGCCACTTTAAGTCTTTAGGCcaatttcattgtttttatgttttttcttttctttggacCTTTTGTTATGTAATTcgttttatatattaaataaagccCAGTCTGAAagtttagtaaaaaaaaagtactttgcttaaatgtgaattttaagaattattagcactgtaatttttttattaaattcaggtctgttacaatgttattttttgttacatgTAGGCCAAGTgagttcttttttttaaaattcaaaagcatagcgtaacaaatttttaaaaaaattaacaagattaacaaataaacttaaattttaaatttaaaaataaaaagattaaattcctaaaaataaaaatataaaaattaaattctaaatagaCGAAGATTAAAAAACTTTCAACAATCGTGATACCAACGACCATAAATTCCTAATTAATGTTCATTGTTTTAAGTTGgacatgaaatttaataaaaagtgttgAAAATGTACGAATAAACTCCAATTATCTATAAAATGTTTATCCGACAAAGCAGAGAAAAGAACTTCTTGCTCCCATTCCCATACATGTACTTGTCAAATTTGCTAGTAGTCACTATACTATAtgtaaattacaattttgaaaCTCCAGTTTTAATTGAGTGATAGTTGTGAAATttgttaagttaaaattttaaaataattttatgaggcaaacatattatcacaCGTGTGTTATCATGTTAGTTtgctatttttacataatattcaCAAAAAGTCACATTGTATCACTTAATTGTTGTTGTTCGAGTTAATATTGAAATATCAACATTCGAAGCGTATAAGGATTAAAACTGATCAAATTGAAGGATCAAGACTAGATCTACAAAACTTACAAGACCAATAGCAGAATTTAATCTAACGGATTTAACTTGTATTGTTTGGTTCaagattaaaatatcaaaattaaaaagtacaagtgctaaaattgattgatttggaAAAGCAATGAGATTAAAATGGAgcaaaaagtataaagactaaactCATATTTTACCTATAGTACAGGGACTGATAGCAAAATTTGGCATATAtgactttttcctttttaattttgaacCACTGTCCCATATATAGCTGATAAGTACAATTTTTCGCGCAtgtatatacacacatacataaaGCTGATAACTGATAAgtccaaattatttttttattttatataacaaataagtgtaaattaaattatatttatatatataatttgaaggTTGATgcggaaattttattttgaaactgAGTAAActgattttctaaaaattaaagtaatttaatttctatcaattttgaaagtgagtaATTAAGGATAATTAATTACGATGTTATCGTCTTCATCAATTGTACAtgattttgattagtataataataaatttagccttcaaaTTTACACATTCTGTCAATTTTATCCTAATTTAACAAGTTGACCTTGCAACatttgtgtaaatgttgaggttcaatttgttgattttttagaattaaggaaaaatgacaaaatatgtaaacattgaatgctaaatttgttattataccaattaaaattatgcaCGATTGATAGAAAACACTAACCGTGATTAATTATCCTTAGTTGTccacttttgaaattgatagaaattaaattgcttcaaatttttgagagactaatttcttaatttcaaaattataagagATTAGAGATGTCTTTTACCGATTGATGagatatttgaaaataaattgacaaaaaagTTTAAGgtatatttgttttgaaaaagttGATATATTCctatattttaatcattctgaataaatttataatccTTAGGATGTCTTTAGTAAATATTGTAATGCTAAGTATTAGATTTTCATTAATACTTATTCAAAAAtgctttcaaaaatatttttaatataaatttatttttatttgaattagataatagtaattaattttataaaaaatgtaataattattaatggTTGAATACAAAATTACATAAACTAATCGTATGTTGTTGAAGAGAATGGATTGTATGAAATCATGATTTCATGTCATCTTTATCCTTtctaataggagaatgacaaatcataTTTATTCCTcctaaattttagtatttttagttcaatttgaatttttttagaggAAAAATCTGAAAATCAGgaagaaaaatctgatttgtcattctcctattggaAAAAGGATAAAGATGACGTGAGatcacaatttcatacaatcatttctCGTTGTTGAAACCTTTTTTTACCGAGAAATTAGCTAGATGCTATTTGCAAAGTTatgggaaaaatattattttaaagattaaagtCTTATTAAGAGTGATCGAATACctataaaattatcttttaaaaaaattatcttttaaaaaagataattattGGATTTGTGTACATGGAAGATTATAGCACCATCATAAGATTTAAAAATCGATACCTTATTAGATACATGTTATTTTGGATTTCGAAATACgacttgaaattttcaattaataataaattttagtaatttaagttcaaattaTATTTGCTAACACTATCAAAAAGCCTCATTAgcaatttaagtttaaattacacttttaaagcttgaatattaaaaaaatacagaaattcactcatttaaattcaattatctaataaaaataaaatttgattttcaactttttgaatATGATGCTGTGAGAATgtggattaaaaaaaaaggactgTTATAATTTGAAATCCAGCGTATGTAATTTAAGTGGCATATGTCCATTATACTCTAGGACATAAATAGCTAAGCTGGACAGGCTCATGTACGAGTTGCCCCTAAACGATCACAAAGCAACAGCTAGTGAACATCTCTTGGAGTGGAATTTGATATTTGGTCTGCCCAGGATGTGCTTCAACAGAAAGTTTGGCCATCCAATCTAATTTGCTGCCATGTTGGCCTCGCGGTATACATAGATCATTCGAACGTCCCATTGTTTCACGACAACAACATCGTCGCATTCCACCTGTTTTTTATGATAGCCAAGCTCCCATGCAAGTTCTATTCCATCAATCTTTTAATGGTATATATCTTTTGACCTTATAATCACTAGTCAGTCTTTCATTTTTGTCCCTAACTGTTGACTAGCTCTCTCAATAGAGTCTCGCTTTGTTGGGTGACGTGAAAGTTGGGATGATCAGCCCCGCTGTATTGCCCATAATTTAAGCCACATATCGTCCAGTTGCCGGTTAGGCCCACCTGTAACTTGACATTTGTGATTGATAATTGATGAGCTAATTGAGCAGGCAGCAAAGGGCATCTTTTGGATGTCTTATGGAGTTATGCAAGATTTCAGTAGCCTTTAGTTTGGTCGTCTTGGCTCTGTTCAGCCGTATGGGAACACATGGTTCCATTGGAGCCACTCAACCAGGTTCGACTGGCCAATCCAATGTCACGGTGGCAGCTGCGCCAAACCCTGCTTCTGCGGAGaatttaacagtgttaacaaatagacttaaatttttaaatttaaaaaaataaaaagattaaattcctaaaaataaagatgttgacaccattttttgtaAAACAGGGTCgatttggattttgaaaaaaaaaaatgagagtcgccaccaatcctttttgataaggtgtgtcGGGTCACCCTCaaaagtgattgtttttaataaacaatttaattttattaaaacaacaattttggtccacaaaattcaaaaaaaggggttcgggagtcggttacgtacgaggaaggattagcaccctcgtaacgcccaaaattggtacctagttgattaattaatgtcttagtgtcgaagattgaaaactttaaggagatttaaaatatgatcttttattgaaatgttgaaaattttcgggAAAaaggcatatttcacgttaatcgagaaagagaattatatccaataagttaggacacaatgtcttgaattcccaatgcgcgaatgaatgccaaaattttacttatttaaaaggtatttagctatctcggattaaaaaagggatcatacccagtaagttaggacatgatcttttcttaattcccgagatcgtttaaaacttgagaaaaaaaaaggatcatgcccagtaagttaggatgtagtagcccgattttgggtttagtcagaacagtggttttgggaccacaaattcgacgaggaaaaatgtaatggcctgaattttcagaaGTGTTGGATacgacaaatgggtagaaaatactattaatttagtaagtataagttaaatgtgaagttaggaaaatttttgaaatagtgaatagtgcactagaaataaatattaaaataattagaatcgaaatgaggtatcaagacctcggggattttaaaccgagccataaatatttctataaatatttatggagtgttaaaaagttagtattaaagtttagttaagaaattttaaagttccgataattaattgaacaaaaggactaaattgtaacaaatgcaaaaattttgagaaatgattaaatagcttaaatgataaaaggaagagggtttaaaaggaaaatagacccaaggtctatttgggttggacggcaaaggcatgaaatcagcaagaaagtaaggagaattaagggcaaaattgaaatattgtaaaatttgcttaataaagttaggaccaaagttgAATTATCtggatttctctttatttttctgcattctcatcagctaaaacaccattgAAGGGTTTTtttaagctggttcttcatatttttactgcaggtaagtgcaattcttgattatttcttgaaatttttatatttttgtgacttttacaactaggcccactggttgtattcattagtttttgattatATGAAAGTAGTTGAAAGTTGCAATGAATACAtactggaagtatatgatgatttagcatggaattagagctttaaattgttcatatgccaatttgattgaaagaattgaatagaaagtgaatgtttgagACGTAATAGTAAAAGAATTTGAAGTTAAGGTTTTATGTGGAAAttatgaatttcaatagttgtgaaataagttataatgtctaggtaaagtactaattgagaaaatttagcttaattgaggggttaattaagcaaggactgaattgtatgaactgtgaaatttggggcaaaatggaaatcaacattttacactaaaacagttttggacagcagcagtggttcaactttgaaaaatcaccaaaaattgtggaaattgaatgatagggtgaataaaatatgaaattaaatcttattgagtctagtttctcatagaagaaacggtgtaaggaATGGATTtctaaatcatgagatataatagattttgtgagacaaggtcagaatgaattcgggttcgcctgttctgactttggaaaatcattaaaaattgtacaaaaattattatgagttataatttatatgattagaatccttaatgagtctatttttagaagaaataaacataaacatcatccgaattcagtacaatgagataattaatttttagtgaagagtggtcggaactgtcagatagcaaaacaggggaaactttaaagaataaactgtactatttcgCTGAACcaaaaaatctgaaaattttatggcaagaagatatgtgagtctagtttcacagAAAATTAAcgtatcttaatttggagctctgtatctctagataaaaataatttagtgaccctGACTCGAATAAACAGCTTTAAGTATACacgtgagtgaatagtgaaattatggataatgttgttaaaaatattaattgaaaacataaaacaacatgaaataaaaaatataaatgtgagTAAGAGAGGAATTGAACTTGAGACTTAAAGATAAAAACACTAAGAtttaaccactagaccaaaAAAactaagttatatatttttaatgaaaagtaGTCTTTCTAAAAATAGCgtaaatcaataaattaaaaaaaacaatatattttccaaataaattttatttccaacatatttataaaaattagccTTTTTTTCGAAGAAACTTCCGCATGTAGAATACAATTACGGGTCAGATCAGACGTGTTTCAAACTTAGCCCGATTAGTCCACCAATTCCATTTCttcaaaaaacaaacaaaagagaggccatacattatttattacttaGTTGCGTAAAGACCGCGATGCTTGACTTGCTCTCCTCCACTCTTCCTCCTCCTTTCTTGGAAATTTCAGAATTTCTAGACccaaaaaattaagttaaaaagatGTTATAACTttgtgtattttttatatttttatattttaaaatttattctatttgtttttcatatttcaaaatttaattttaattcttaaggttgttaaatttattggtgtgtcatttaaaaaaataaaataaaataaaataaaactaaaagggACATAATAGAattcaaatgaataaaataatcttaattatgttaatgattatactttaattttaaaatctgaaaaagtaaaggattaaaacttaaaacataaataaacatatactattggcttttacttaattataaaGCTTTAAAATTAGTGGTGGAATCGATTAGACGATCCGTGCTTAATTTAATCATTCGATTgtcaattcaataataataaaataaacaattaaaattattataaattttataaattgattcaaCCGTTGatttttatctcaattttggtttttttatcaCTATCGATTTGATCTATATCCAATTTTTGCCACTagtcaaattgatttaatagaCTAATCTGATTTGATTCTAGCATCTACTAATTTACTGcgtataaataattgaattgctgatttttataatttctttcatataatttgtgtttttttatacatcttttgtataaattattgaactaattatataatgataaaattaattatatcatgCTGTAATTAGCGATTTTACTTAATAATATGTGTCGACCCCTGTGGTCGTCTtctgttcaaaaaaaaaaaaaaacacaaactagAAACATTAACTTCACATTTTTCGAAAATCATAAGGCGATAAATACTTATCAGAGTTCTAAAATTGCTTACCGAAGACAACCTCTCAAGTGTCCTTTTGTTGGGTATCGTGTAACGAATGCCCCATGGTATTGCTCGTAATTTAAGCCACTGGTTAGGCTGAGCTGTGTTGTGGACTTTTTGCCGGGTCTTACTGTAACTTTACTTTTGTGATAGATAATTTGATGAGCTTAATTGATCCCTCTTTGCAAATGAAATTATGCAAGAATTCGGTAACAATTTGTTTGTTCGTCTTGGCTCTGTTGGGCTGTATGGAAACACATGGTTCCCTGGGAGCCAATCAACCAGGTTCGAACCGATCCAACGTCACGGTGGCAGCTGCACCGAGCCCTAGTTCCACAGCAGATGGTTCATCACCTCAAGACTACTTGAATGTACACAACAAAGCTCGTGCAGCAGTCGGTGTTCGCCCCCTCACTTGGGACGATGTGGTGGCAAGGTACGCAGCAGACCATGCCAAACAGAGGATATCGCAGTGTGAGCTTGTGGAGTCTAGAGGGCCTTACGGTGAGAATCTTGCATGGAGCAAGAATGATCTTTCTGGATCCGATGCTGTGAAAATGTGGATTGATGAGAAGCACTACTATGACTTTGAATCAAATAGCTGTAGTCTAGGCTATGACTGTGCCTATTATACTCAAGTGATTTGGAAATATTCAATTCGTCTCGGATGTGCAAAAGTGAGATGTAATAACGGGGGAACTTTTATTGTTTGTAACTATGACCCTCCAGCTAAGCATCCAGAGAATTGGTCACTCATCGGAGCGATCTCGCCAAACCCTGCTGCTGAACCAGATTCCTTTGATCCGAATGACCTGATGGGACTAGTGGTGGGGTTAATTGTCGGAGCTTGTGCTTTGATTGTTGTCCTATGTTTGGGATGTTGCTTCTGCTcaaggagaaaaagaaacaagGACAACGCCAATGGAGACCATGACAATCATGTAATCATCGGAGCAATCTCTCCAAGCGCTGCTCCTGCACCACATTCCTTTCCTTCAGAACACCCGAAAAGGAGGAAAAACATTAGAGGATTAGTGGTGGGGTTAATTGTTGGAGCTTCTGGTTTGATTCTTGGCCTAGGTTTGTTAGTGGTGGGGTTAATTGTTGGAGCTTGTGCTTTGATTTTTGGCCTAGGTGTGTTCTTGTGGTTCTTTTTAAGGAGATTAAGACGAGAGGACGACACCAATGTAGACGATCACGATCACGTATCGGATATGTTCTTTCACGACAGTGACTTTCGACATGGAGCGGCGCCGAGGAAATTTTCCCTGGAAGAATTAGCAAAAGTGACAAATATGTTCAAAGGTGAAAAGCTAGGAGAGGGAGGTTTTGGTGCAGTTTATAGAGGGTACTTGAGGGACTTGGATACCCATGTTGCTGTTAAAAGGATTTCAAAGGCCTCTAAACAAGGAATCAAGGAATATGCATCCGAAGTGAAGATCATTAGCCGATTGAGACACAAAAATCTGGTCAAGCTTATTGGCTGGTGTCACGAAAAACGCGAGCTCCTACTCGTTTACGAGTTCATGGCTAATGGTAGCCTAGATTCCCATCTTTTCAAAGGCAAAAGCTTACTGAACTGGGAAGTGAGATGCAAAATCATGCAGGACTTGGCGTCGGCTCTATTGTATCTACATGAAGAAGGCGATCATTGTGTGCTACATAGGGATATCAAAGCCAGCAACATCATGTTGGATTCAAATTTCAATGCTAAACTCGGGGATTTCGGGTTAGCTAGGCTAGTTGATCATGCAAAAGGTTCGCAAACTACTCGATTAGCTGGAACCATCGGTTATATGGCACCGGAGTGCATTTCTTCGGGAAAAGTTAGTAAGGAATCAGATGTCTATAGCTTTGGCATTGTGGCACTGGAAATCGCGTGTGGTAGACGATCAATAGAGCCTGAATATGAAGAGTCCAAGGCATCGTTGGTGGCCTGGGTGTGGGATTCATATGGAAACCAAAGGCTGCTTGATGTTGTGGACCAGAAACTATGCATGGAGTTCGACTATAAACAGATCGAATGCTTGTTGATCGTTGGATTGTGGTGTGTTCATCCTGACCCGAGTTCAAGACCGTCAATAAGGCAAGCTATTCAGGTTCTTAACTTTGAGGCACCGTTGCCGGAACTTCCAAGTTCGAGGCCCATACCGACATATCATGCACCAAATACTTCTGAAGTTAGACCAAGTGAGCCATGTTTTTCATGTTTAACTATTACAATCCCAcgttaaatatgtatatatatgggaCATGAATAACTCCATTAACTCTGCTGGTCGACACTCATTTTCGCaacattttcaatataaatgCCTCAAATTTCATCCATGTactaaaaaaacccaaaaagagTTTGTTGGAATGTTTTTCCCCCCTTATATTATCAATTTCGTTATACTAAGttgttaatataatgataaaagatttcgttgatattattaatttaagtcTCACCGAATATAAATTTAGTGTATTTATCGTTTATTGCATTCTTAATTTgatagtttatttaattatagtttATTGAACACCAACTCAATTGAATAAcgactaaaatatcattattttacaaAACGTACCATATAAtcttaaagatatttttatctctttatatcttttatataaaaatagaaaatacacACATAGCTTTTAACATCTCTATTTTTCCATTTCAACTAgaacctcatttatttttatattaatttttataaatatagttgttacataattttatttttcatccatatatgacacaatttaattatatttataattccgagataattatgattttaaaagaaatttaaaattatccatTGAGAACAGGACCGAACATTTGAACATAGCTTTTTCTCGGAGTTTTGGTCCTTCTAgtatacttaaatttaaaatttagtcattagaCTCAAGTTTAATGTAACttggttctttatttttataatgtttctAGTTAGTTCAAACAATTGACGGACAATTAACTCCATtagttaactattttaatacaaaaagtG
The nucleotide sequence above comes from Gossypium raimondii isolate GPD5lz chromosome 13, ASM2569854v1, whole genome shotgun sequence. Encoded proteins:
- the LOC105783633 gene encoding L-type lectin-domain containing receptor kinase IX.1, with translation MSLIDPSLQMKLCKNSVTICLFVLALLGCMETHGSLGANQPGSNRSNVTVAAAPSPSSTADGSSPQDYLNVHNKARAAVGVRPLTWDDVVARYAADHAKQRISQCELVESRGPYGENLAWSKNDLSGSDAVKMWIDEKHYYDFESNSCSLGYDCAYYTQVIWKYSIRLGCAKVRCNNGGTFIVCNYDPPAKHPENWSLIGAISPNPAAEPDSFDPNDLMGLVVGLIVGACALIVVLCLGCCFCSRRKRNKDNANGDHDNHVIIGAISPSAAPAPHSFPSEHPKRRKNIRGLVVGLIVGASGLILGLGLLVVGLIVGACALIFGLGVFLWFFLRRLRREDDTNVDDHDHVSDMFFHDSDFRHGAAPRKFSLEELAKVTNMFKGEKLGEGGFGAVYRGYLRDLDTHVAVKRISKASKQGIKEYASEVKIISRLRHKNLVKLIGWCHEKRELLLVYEFMANGSLDSHLFKGKSLLNWEVRCKIMQDLASALLYLHEEGDHCVLHRDIKASNIMLDSNFNAKLGDFGLARLVDHAKGSQTTRLAGTIGYMAPECISSGKVSKESDVYSFGIVALEIACGRRSIEPEYEESKASLVAWVWDSYGNQRLLDVVDQKLCMEFDYKQIECLLIVGLWCVHPDPSSRPSIRQAIQVLNFEAPLPELPSSRPIPTYHAPNTSEVRPSEPCFSCLTITIPR